The following are encoded together in the Zingiber officinale cultivar Zhangliang chromosome 8A, Zo_v1.1, whole genome shotgun sequence genome:
- the LOC122009148 gene encoding FHA domain-containing protein FHA2-like, which yields MAGGGGGGGAGSGEVEAGFAKLQGEDFEYYMQTYSIMLGRTSKKSTVDVDLSSLGGGMNISRHHARIFYDFPRRRFALEVIGKNGCLVEGVLHLPGNPPVKLDSQDLLQIGDKKFYFLLPIRSMFATSAAVRQLHPPVPAPPPTMPVPPILPPFGRKGRPRQTDLWDGSYDDEAEEDEGDGLENDGFARAGLMKVRKVSGEIEGSGAGYGAGLAVTVAGKAGPSERKSEARSRIDRDSDNHQLLQLEEKDVVSSVATVLSDLCGPGEWMPMVKLHAELVEQYSNVWHHSRVKRYLTSEDWPPLETKGRPWFGLLTLLRKYPEHFVINTRSKGRITSEFVSLVSLLS from the exons ATGGccggcggaggcggaggcggtgGCGCCGGGTCGGGAGAGGTGGAGGCGGGGTTCGCCAAACTTCAGGGCGAGGACTTCGAGTACTACATGCAGACCTACTCCATCATGCTCGGCCGCACCAGTAAGAAGTCAACTGTCGACGTTGACCTATCCAGCCTCGGCGGTGGCATGAACATCTCCCGCCACCATGCCCGCATCTTCTACGACTTCCCCCGCCGGCGCTTCGCCCTCGAGGTCATCGGTAAGAACGGCTGCCTCGTCGAGGGCGTTCTGCACCTGCCCGGTAACCCTCCCGTCAAGCTCGATTCCCAAGACCTCCTCCAGATTGGTGACAAGAAATTCTACTTCCTCCTCCCCATCCGATCTATGTTCGCCACATCCGCCGCCGTCCGTCAGCTCCACCCCCCTGTCCCCGCTCCGCCCCCGACGATGCCTGTCCCTCCGATTCTGCCGCCTTTCGGTCGAAAAGGGCGGCCACGCCAGACAGACTTGTGGGATGGTTCATACGACGACGAGGCTGAGGAGGACGAGGGGGACGGATTGGAGAATGATGGTTTCGCCCGAGCTGGGCTGATGAAGGTGCGAAAGGTGTCCGGTGAGATAGAAGGATCCGGAGCAGGTTATGGGGCTGGGCTCGCAGTGACTGTCGCTGGGAAGGCTGGACCTTCAG AGAGAAAGTCTGAAGCAAGATCAAGGATTGACAGGGATTCGGATAACCATCAACTTTTACAATTGGAAGAGAAGGATGTTGTCTCATCTGTAGCCACAGTACTATCTGATCTTTGTGGACCTGGAGAGTGGATGCCTATGGTAAAACTTCATGCAGAG CTTGTGGAACAATATAGCAATGTGTGGCACCACAGCAGAGTTAAGAGGTACCTCACATCCGAGGACTGGCCCCCTCTTGAAACCAAAGGAAGACCTTGGTTTGGCCTCCTTACGCTGCTTCGGAAATACCCAGAGCACTTTGTGATCAATACAAGATCGAAAGGGAGGATAACATCCGAGTTTGTTTCCCTGGTGTCCTTGCTATCTTAA